TAAGATTACAGGGATTTTATAAACATCAGAGAAGGGAAATGATTTTTATGAACAAGAGATTGCTGGCTATCCTGCTGGCTGCCGTACTGATGACTTTTGACGCCGCCTTCGCCGCGGGAGACAAGGTAATTCGCGTGGCGACTCCGGGAACTTACGCGCCTTTTACCATGTACGACGCCGCCGCGAAAGAATGGTCTGGTTTCGAAATCGAGCTGTGGCGAGCGATCGGAAAGAAATTTGGCTATCAGGTTGAGTTTTTAAGATTCGACATCCCCGCGACCTTTGCCGAGCTCGATCTCGGCCGGGTCGATACGGTTGCCAAACAGATCAGCATCACGCCGGCGCGCCAGCAGAAATATGACTTTTCGCGGCCGTTTTTCTTCAGCCCATACTTTCTGACCGTGGCCGAATCCAATGAAGAGATCAAATCGTGGAAGGATATGGCGGGGAAAACGATCGCGCTGGCTGAGGGAAGCGCTATGAACGAGTTTGTCGCGGCGCTGGATCCCGACAACAAGGTGAAAAAATTTGTGTACGAGTCCGATAAGAACATTTTCTCCGAAGTGTCGGTCGGACGTATCGACGCCTGCCCCAGCGCGTTTATCGAGCTGCCTTACGAACTGAAGCGGAATCCCGCGCTCAAGCTGAAGTTCGTTGACCTCGACAATCCTATCTACACCGAAGTCAACGCCTATCCGTTCGCCCGCACCGAGCGGGGACGGTCGCTTCTGAAGCTGACGGACGAAGCTCTGACTCAGATGATCGACGACGGCAGCTATGCCGAGCTGTGCAAGAAGTGGTTCGGCGTGGACGTGATGGAAACGAAACCGGCCAGGGACTACCAGGCCGCTCATTCGAAGTAGCGTTTTCGTAAAAGATTGTTCCCGGACGATGCGGCAGGCATCCCGAAAAAGGACGCCTGCCGCATCGTGTCGGCTGATTGAAAAGAGGGAAAGCGCGTATGATTTTCCAGTTCGACTATTTTTTGAGGATGTTCACGATCATCTTTTCGGGATTCAAGAACACGGTTTCGATGGCCTTCATCTCGCTGATCTTCGCCGTGCTGATCGGCTTTTTTCTGGCCGCGGTCCGATACTACAACGTTCCCGTGATGAAGCAGTTTTCCGTCGTGTTCACGTCGTTTTTTCGCAGCACGCCCTTTATCGCGCAACTCTTCGTCTTTTATTACGGTTTCGCGCAGATCTCCATGACCGTCAGGAGTCTGTCCAGCTTCTGGGCAGTCGTCATCGTGCTTTCGCTCAGTTTCGCGGCCTATATGGGCGAGAACATCCGCGGTGCCATCAGTTCGGTCGACAAAGGGCAGTTCGAGGCGGGGATCTCCATCGGCATGACGCCGTGGCAGACGATCCGCCGCATCGTAGTGCCTCAGGCGGCGCGCGTCGCCGTCCCCGGCATGGTCAATTCGTTCGCCAACCTGTTCAAGTCCACGTCGCTGGCCTTCACCGTGGGCGTCATGGACATGACGTCCTGTGCCAAAAACGAGGTCAACCTGACCTATCGTTATCTGGAAGGGTTCATTGCCCTGCTGCTCATCTACTGGGTCATCCTCGCCGTCGTCTCTTACGTGCAGTCGCTGCTGGAACGCCATATGAACAGGCCCTATGTGCAGGAGGGGCGGTAGATGAGCCGGCTGCCCATATTGACGGTCTCCGGGCTGAAAAAAAGCTTCGGCGCGCTCGAGGTCCTGAAGGACATCAGTCTTTCGGTCGCAGAGGGCGAGATCATCTCGATCATCGGCCCTTCGGGAACGGGCAAATCCACCCTGCTGCGGTGCATCAACTATCTGGAACGTCCCACCGCGGGAGTGATCGCCATCGACGGCGTCAGCGTGGACGCTGCCCGGAGCCGCCGCAGGGACGTTTACGCGCTGCGCAGGAAGGCCGCCATGGTCTTCCAGAACTACAACCTGTTCCGGAACAAGACGGCGCTTGAAAACATCATGGAGCCCATGACGCAGGTGCAGAAGATCCCCTGCGGCGAGGCCAGGGAAGAGGCCGAGAGGATTCTGAAGGTCATCGGACTGTTCGACAAGCGCGACGTCTATCCGGCCCACCTGTCGGGCGGGCAGCAGCAGCGGATCGGCATCGGCAGGGCCATGGCCGTCAAGCCTAGGGTCATGCTCTTCGACGAGCCCACTTCCTCCCTCGATCCCGAATTGGTCAACGAGGTGCTGGAAGTCATCCGGAAGCTGGCCTCGGAGCATCGCATGACGATGCTCATCGTGACGCACGAGATGCGTTTCGCGCAGGAGATCTCGGACCGCGTCCTGTTCATAGACAACGGGGGAATCGCCCTCGAAGGAGCTCCGCGGGAGATCTTCGGCAGCGATAACCCGAGAGTGCGCAAGTTCGTAGGCTCCGTGGCCTGAGGCGCGCCGGTGTCAAGCGCAGCGCAAATGCCGGATCGCTTCCGCCGGGGCACGGGGCCTGACGGCGTGGACCGCGATTTCGTCGAGACTGCGGCGCGGTTCAGAAAAGAGCTTTACGAAGAATACGGCGCCTTTTACTACGTGCCGATGGCGGAATCCCGAGCCGTGCAGCTTCCCGTCACCGTGGGGTGCAGCTATGGCCGCTGCCTCTTCTGCGACCTGAATCACGGGCTGGCCTACCGGGAGCTTTCCTGCCCGGAGATACGGGACAAGGTCGGGAAATTGCGTTTTCTCCACAAATACGACCGCCGGCCCGTGCGGCGCTGTCTTTTGTCTGGAGGGAACCCGTTTTGTTTGCCCGCGGAGAAACTGCTGTGGATCGCCGGGGAGCTGCGCGGCGCCTTTCCCGAGTGCGAGTCCGTCTCCTGCTTCGCACGGGCGGACGACGTGATGAAAAAGTCGGCGGAGGAGCTTGAGATCCTGCGCGCGGCCGGATACGACCGCCTGTGCCTGGGGATCGAGTCGGGGTCGGAGCGGGTGCTCCGCTATCACGAGAAGGGCGTGGGGCGTGCCGGGAACGCCGAGGCCATGAGGAAGCTCGACGCCGCCGGGATAAGCTATTCAGTCTACGTCATCCTGGGGCTGGGGGGACGGGCTCTTTCCGACGAGCACATCGCCGAGACGGCAAGCCTGCTGAACGGAGCGCATCCCTTCGAGTTGACGGTGGTGAACCTGGTACTGTTCAGGGGAGCCCGTCTGGCGGAGCGCGTGCGCGCGGGCGAGTTCAAGCGGCTTCGGCCGCTCGAGGCTCTGGGCGAGGGGCGGCGTCTTCTCTCGCTGCTGGAGATACCGACCGTCTACGACGGGACCCACAAGACCAACGCCTTTCCGCTGAAAGGGCGTCTGCCGGAGCACAAAGCGCTCCTGCTGCGCCGGATGGACTGGGCCATCGAGCGTCTGAGCCGCGGGAACGTGCAGGAATACGAGATGCGAAGGTGGCGCAACTGGTTCACGGAGTGACGCCCCGCATCGGGGAAAATCGGCGTCTGCCGCGAACGTGAGGAAAAAACGCGCCGGTTCTGTTGTAAGGAAATCCAAGAATCCGAATCATTTCAAGGGGGGCACGAGGCATGCTGACGCTGCCGAAAGATTTCGAAACCTATGATGAAAAGCGGAGAAACGCGTTTTTGGCGCTCTACGAGGAGAAGAAGAAAGGGAAAAAGGTCGTGGGAACGTTCTGTTCCTATACGCCGACCGAGCTGATTCACGCGGTCGGAGCCATTCCGGTCGGGCTCTGCGGGAACAGCGAGCAGGGCATCATGGAGGCGGAAACGCGGCTACCAAAAACACTGTGTCCCCTGATCAAGTCCAGCTATGGGCTGGCCATGACCGAGCAATGCCCGTTCTTCTATTTTTCCGACGGCGTACTGGCTGAGACGACTTGCGACGGCAAAAAGAAGACGTACGAGCTTCTGGGCGAGATCAAACCCGTTCACGTCATGAAGCTGCCGCAGGGCAAGGATCACGCTCTCGCTCTGGAGTCCTGGACCGAGGAGATTCGTCTGACCGCCTCCTTTCTGGAAAAGCTTTTCGGCGTCAGGATCACCGAGGAGAAGCTGCACGACGCCATCGTGTACCGCAATCGGGTCAGAAAGGCCCTCATCGGCCTTTACGAGGTCGCCAAGGTAAAGCCGTCCCCGGTCTCCGGGTATGAACTGACTACGGTTTCCGAGTCCGCCGACTTCCACTTTACGGATGACAGCCTTATCGAAAAGCTGGAGGCCAAGACCCGTGAGTTCCGGTCGCGCATCCGCGAGGGGGCCGAAAACCGTCCGCGCGTTCTCGTCACCGGCTGCCCCAACACGGGAGTGCGTGAGAAGCTGATTCGCAGGCTGGAGGATCTGGGGGCGGACTACGTCTGCTCTGACCATTGCGCCGGGCCGCGGACGCTTCGCTTTATGGTGGACGAGGAAAAGGACCCTTACGAGGCTCTGGCCGAGCGGTATCTGAAGATCAACTGTTCCGTGATGTCTCCCAACGAAGGGCGCTTCGACGACCTGAAACATCTGGTCTCGGAGTACCAGGTCGACGGGGTTCTCGAGATCGTCCTCCAGGGCTGCCATACTTTCGCCGTGGAAGCGTATCACACGTGGAGGACGATCAACGAGCAGCTTGGACTTCCCTATCTCCGCGTCGATACCGATTTCTCCCGGTCGGACGGCGGTCAGATCGAGACTCGTCTGGGCGCCTTCATCGAGATGATGACGAATTGAGAGCCGGAAAGATGACGGGACGTCTGTTCGGCGGCGTCTCTCGTCGTCTTGGCGAGCCGGCCGTGAAAGGGAGATGACGGCAGTGCGTTATGCGGGCATTGACATCGGCTCCACGGCCAGCAAGGCCGTGGTGATGGATGAGGCGAAGGAACGGATTCTGGAACGGAAAATCATGCCCAGTGGCTGGAACGGCCGCGAGACCGCGGCGGAGTTCCTGGATTGGCTGCGCTCTCTTGGCTACGCGCGGGAGGAACTCCGTATTACGGCCACGGGGTACGGGCGCGTTTCGGTCCCCTATGCCGACGAGACGCTGACGGAGATCACCTGCCACGGCAGGGGAGCCTGTTTCCTTGGCGGAAAGGATCTCGCTGTCATCGACATCGGCGGTCAGGACACCAAAGTTATCCTCACGCGGGGCGGACGGGTGACGGACTTCATCATGAATGACAAATGCTCCGCTGGGACGGGAAAATTTCTGGAGATCATGGCCAACCGTCTGGGGCTCACCATGCCGGAACTGTTCGACTTGGCGGAACACGGGCGGGAAATCACCATCTCCTCCATGTGTACGGTCTTCGCGGAGTCGGAGATCGTCAGCCTGATGGGCTTGGGGACGCCGCGGGAAGACATTGCCTGCGGGGCCGTCCGTTCCGTCGTCGCCAAGGTCGCGACTCTGGCGGGGCGGAAGGCGGCATCCGGCGTTTACTTCCTCACGGGCGGCTTCTGCGAAAGCCCTTTGATGGTGCGCAAACTGTCCGCGGCGTTGCGGGCGGATGTGAGGACGGCCCCGGACGCCCGCTTTGCCGGCGCTATCGGAGCCGCCCTGCTGAGCAAATGACGGCCTGCGGCGAAGCTCTAGGCCGACGGCGGGCGGCAGGTTTGTTGAGGTCGGTTTTGGCCGGCGCTGGATTCGCCCCCCGCGAAATCCTCGTGGGCTGCGGATGCGTTTGCCAGGGGCCCCCCCGACGGCCCCGACCGCGCCGCCTTCCGCAGGCGTTCATCGCCGCTGTTTTTTCGTCGTATTCTCGCAATGTGCTGAATTATGAAAAAAATGCCCCTCAAAACGTGGCACATGTGCTATAATGCCGCTAACTTTTCAGAAAAACGGCGAGACGGAATTTTTCGCCTGTTCTGAAGATCTTGTCGTTTGAGGAGTGAAGGGTATGGAACGAGAGAGTTTCAAGTCGCGGATCGGTTTCATCCTGGTCAGCGCCGGGTGCGCGATCGGCATCGGCAACGTGTGGAAGTATCCCTGGCTGGTGGGGCAGAACGGCGGCGGCATTTTCGTGCTGTTCTACCTGCTGTTTTTGATCTGTATGGGCATTCCCGTGCTGACGATGGAGCTGGCGGTGGGACGCGGCAGCCGCAAGAGCGCCGTCAAGGGCTACGAGACGCTGGAGCCGGCCGGCAGCAAATGGCACGTGCACGGCTGGTTCTGCGTGGCGGGCAACTATCTGCTGATGATGTACTACACGACGGTTTCCGGCTGGATGCTGTCGTACTTCTTCAAGTTCACTTTCGGCACGTTCGACGGCATGGCGGCCGAGAAGGTGAACGGCGTCTTCGGCGGCATGCTCGGCAATCCCGAGGAGATGGCGCTGTGCATGGCGCTGACGGTGATCGGCGGCTTTCTGGTCTGTTCCATGGGGATGCAGAAGGGGCTGGAGAAGGTCACCAAGTGGATGATGCTCGGCCTGCTGGCGCTGATCGTGGTGCTGGCGGTGCACAGTCTGCTGCTGCCGGGGCTGGGGAAGGGGCGCGCTTTTATCTGTTGCCCAGCGTGGAGCGCATGAAGGCTTCCGGGCTCGGCACCGTGATCATGGCGGCCATGAACCAGTCGTTCTTCACGCTCAGCCTCGGCATCGCCTCGATGGAGATCTTCGGCAGCTACATGTCGGATCAGTTCACGCTGACCGGCGAGGCCGTGCGCATCGTTGCGCTCGACACCTTCGTGGCGTTCATGGCCGGACTGATCATCTTTCCCGCCTGCTTCAGCTTCGGCGTGCAGCCCGACGCCGGCCCGTCGCTGATCTTCCTCACGCTGCCCAAGGTCTTCATCAACATGGAGGCGGGCCGTTTGTGGGGCTCGCTGTTCTTCCTGTTCATGACCTTCGCCAGCTTCTCGACGGTGATCACCGTGTTCGAAAACATCCTGGCCGCCTGCATGGACAACTTCGGCTGGTCGCGTACCAAGTCCGTGTGGTTCAACTGCGCCTTCGTGCTCGTGACCAGCGTGCCCTGCGTGCTGGGCTACAATCTGTGGAGCGACGTGCGCATCCTCGGTTCGCGCGACGTGCTCGACAGCGAGGACTTTATCGTCAGCAATCTGCTGCTGCCGCTGGGGTCGCTGATCTATCTGCTGTTCTGCGTGACGAAATGGGGCTGGGGCTTCGACAAATACCTGGCGGAGTGCAACAAAGGCGCGGGCATCAAGATGAGCCGCCGCTTCAAGCCATATTTTCAGTTCGTGCTGCCGCTGCTGATCCTGGCGATCCTGATCCAGGGACTGATGTAACAAACAAAGAGGACTCCCCGCGCGCGGGAAGTCCTCTTTGTTAATGTTTCTCGAGATTTATCTTTGTACGGCGGCGCGGAATTTCTGCTTCCGGCTCTTCGGAGTTTCGGGAAGCGTCATGGCGAGAAGCCGGGCATCAAGCAGCGGCGTGATGTAACGCTGCGTGACGTAGAACACGGTTTTTATGCCTAAAAAATCGGCGATCTCGCGACGGGTACGCGGGATCCGGCAGAATTCGAGCAGGCGCGCCGCGCTGTCGGGCAGTTCGTCTACGCCGACAGGCCGATCGTTCCGGCTGCGGTTGTAGAACGTGACGACGAATTCGTTGCGGCGATTTTCGAAAACCGGCTCGGGCAGCCCCATGGCCGCCATTTCGCGGCGCATGGTGGGGATGCCGGAATAACGATTCTCGGCCTGCGTCAGCGTCTCGGCCATGACTGCCAGCGTGGAGTTGCGCAGATCGGGCCGCCCCTGTCCCAGCTGTTCGACGGTCATGCGGCCATAGAGCGCGCCGGGGCTGTGGATTTCGAGCCGATCGGTGAAAAAGTCGATCTGTATGGGCGTCCCTTCGGTATGGAGGCTGTAGTCGCGGTGGATCAGCGCGTTGAGGATGGCTTCGCGGATCGCGATGAGCGGGTATTCTGGGACGTCGCGCCGTTCTCCTGTCTGCGCGTCGACGACGGTCCGCACCTTCATGTTGCGGCTGCAGAAAGCGAGAGCTTCTTCCGCCATGGCGGACAGAGACCCTTCGATCCTTTTATTGTCGATGAAACGGGCGCGCCCGGCGTCGACGTCGCCGATGCGCGTACCGGGAACGACCACAGCGGTGATCGCCAGTTGAGGGAAGAATCCCTGCGGATACAGGCCGAACGTCATCACGGCGGCCAGAGTGAGAGCTCCGCCACGGGTGATGTTCAGCATTTCATAGGCCTGCGCTTCGGAAAGCTGGCTGAAGCCGGGACGTTCAAAACGCTTTTGTGAAAGATATCGATGGAGTTGGTTTTGATCCAGCATCTGCAACGTGGCGCGTTCGACGGGGCGTTCGTCGTCATGCAGACGGCGGCGGAACGCTTCGTAGCTGTACAGTTCGTAGTCCGTCATCGGCAGGTCTGCGTCGCCGACGCGAACGAAGGAGCCTTTCAAGCTTCCCGTGCCTTTGTAATAGCAAGGGCGTTCCGAAAGATCGACGGCGGGGATTTCCGCCGCACAGACCGGCAGGCCGTCCATTTCGGCGAAGGTGAAGACGGCCCGTACCGGCGGTTCCATCTGTTGGCACTGTTCGGTCACTTTTTTTTGCAAGTCCTGGGGGTCGTACACTCCCACAGGAGCGAACTCTTTGGCTTCGTCAAGTCCGAAAAGGATAACGCCGCCGCTGTCTTGATTGGAGAAGCTGGACAGCGTGCCGTACAGTTTTTGCGGACAGCCGTCGTGAGCTGCCTTGACCTCGATGGTCCGGGATTCCGCCTTTTGTTGGCGGAGCGACTGGATCAGCTGGACTAATTCTTCGCTTAACATGAAACGTCACCTCCCGATGAACATATCATATCATAAATGAACAAACAAAATCAACGAATAGAAGTGAATAAACAAAGAAAAATTGTGTTTTAGCTGATAGAATCGCCAAATAAACAAACAGATCAGCAAAATTTCAGCAAAAATATTGCGCTGAAATTTTGCTGATCTGCCGTCTTTTTGCTCATACGACTTCGAGAGATCCGCAAAGCGGGTGGCGCAGGCCGCGCGGCGGTCGGAGATCGTCCCGCGCGACGGAGCCTTCTCGGGAGGCGCCCGCTTTTCATTTTGGCGCGCGTCGGAGGGAATTTCGTCAGCAGATCCGCGGCAGGATCTCGCCGACGGGCATGTCGACGATGCGGGAGCCGCCGAGCCGGGTCTTCATGCCCACGAGCCCGGCGTGTTCCGCCGTGACGGTGCCGATAAGGGCGGCGTCGCGCCCCAGCGGATGGCGGCGGAGCCGCGCGAGCGCATTTTCCGTTTCTGCCGGGGCGCAGGCGATCAGGGCGCAGCCTTCGCTGGCGAGGTAGAGCGGATCGAAACCGAGGATGTCGCAGATGGCGGCGACGGAGGGATGGAGCGCGAGGCGTTCCTCTTCGATCTCCATGCCGAGGCCCGCGGCTTCGGCCCACTCGCAGAGCACGGTGCCGAGGCCGCCGCGCGTGCAGTCGCGCATGCAGCGCAGGCCCTCGAGCGGCAACAACGGCGCCAGCAGGGGCCAGAGGGCGGCGCAGTCGCTTTCCAGGCCGCCGCGGTCGAGTCCGTAGCGCAGCGCGGCGATGACCGCGCCGTGGCGTCCCGGCGTGGTGGAGAGAATCAGCGCGTCGCCGGGACGCAGGCGGTTCATGCCCAGCGGCCGGGGCGTGACGGCATGGCCGAGGGCGGTGACGTTGAAAAACGCGCCTTCACAGGCGCCGCGAGGCACCACTTTCGTGTCGCCGGCCGCCAGCGTGGCGCCGAGGGCTTCGCACTGGAGGGCGGCGCTCCGCACGAGGCGCAGCAATTCCGCGCGCGGCAGCCCTTCCTCGATGATCATGCCCAGCGTCAGCCACTGCGGCCTGACGCCGCGCACCGCCAGGTCGTTCGTGGCGCCGCAGACGGCCAGGTGCCCCATGTCGCCGCCGGGGAAAAACCGCGGCGAGACCGTGAAGCCGTCGGTGGTGACGGCCAGGTCCCCTTCTATAAACGTGCAGTCTTCGCAGCCGCCTTTCTGGCCGTCGCAGGCGGCGAAGTTCTTTATGACGGAGGCGATGAGATCGGCCGTGAGGCGGCCGCCGCTTCCTTCGCCCAACGAGATCAGTTCGCTCATAGTCTTCCTCCCCGGCGGCCGTAACGGTACCACGCGCCGCAGCTTCCTTCCGACGAGACCATGCAGGGGCCGACGGGCTCCTGCGGCGTGCAGGCCTTTCCAAAAAGAGCGCACTGCGGCGGCGCGAGTCGGCCGCGCAGCACCTCGCCGCAGCGGCAGCCGGGAATGGGCGCGCTGACGGCGGGCGGCAGCTCCAGCTTGGCGCGGGCGTCGCAGCGGGAGTACGGGGCGCGCAGTTTCAGCCCCGACATCCCGATCGTGCCCAGGCCGCGCCAGACGCTGTCGCAGGGCGTGAAACACTCGTCGATCAGCGCCCGGGCGCGCGGATTGCCGTGATCGCGCACGCCGCTCGGATAGGCGTTGACGACCTGCGGCTTCCGGCGCGCGATCTGCGACAGCAGCGCGCACAACGCCAGCAGGATCTGCTCTCCCTCGAAGCCGCCCACGGCGCAGGCGAGGCGGTACTTTTCGGCCAGGATCCCGTAAGGCTCCAGCCCGATGATGCTCGAGACGTGCCCCGGCAGCAGAAAACCCTTCACGCCGGTCCGCGGATCCTGCGCCAGCAGCTCGAGCGCCGGGAGGACCCGCTTATGCTCGACCAGCACGGAAACGTTGCCGACGCCGAGACGCCTCGCTTCTTGAAGAAACAGGGCCGTCTGCGGCGTCGTCGTCTCGAAGCCGACGGCGAAAAAAACGAACTCCCGCTGCGGCTCGCGCAGAGCCAGCGGGATCACGTCCAAGGCGCTCATGACCACGCGCACGTCGCCGCCGCGGGCCGCCGCTTCGCGCAGCGAGCCGCCTCGTCCCGGCACGCGGATCATGTCGCCGTAGCTGCACAACGCCACGCCGGGCAGCGAAGCCGCCGCGATGGCCTGGTCGACGTCGGCCTGATCGGTGACGCAGACCGGGCAGCCGGGGCCGGAAAGCAGCGCGACGTTTTCCGGCAGCAGCGAGCGCAGGCCGCTGCGGAAGATCGACACCGTATGAGTGCCGCAGACTTCCATTAGCG
This sequence is a window from Pyramidobacter sp. YE332. Protein-coding genes within it:
- a CDS encoding transporter substrate-binding domain-containing protein: MNKRLLAILLAAVLMTFDAAFAAGDKVIRVATPGTYAPFTMYDAAAKEWSGFEIELWRAIGKKFGYQVEFLRFDIPATFAELDLGRVDTVAKQISITPARQQKYDFSRPFFFSPYFLTVAESNEEIKSWKDMAGKTIALAEGSAMNEFVAALDPDNKVKKFVYESDKNIFSEVSVGRIDACPSAFIELPYELKRNPALKLKFVDLDNPIYTEVNAYPFARTERGRSLLKLTDEALTQMIDDGSYAELCKKWFGVDVMETKPARDYQAAHSK
- a CDS encoding amino acid ABC transporter permease; translated protein: MIFQFDYFLRMFTIIFSGFKNTVSMAFISLIFAVLIGFFLAAVRYYNVPVMKQFSVVFTSFFRSTPFIAQLFVFYYGFAQISMTVRSLSSFWAVVIVLSLSFAAYMGENIRGAISSVDKGQFEAGISIGMTPWQTIRRIVVPQAARVAVPGMVNSFANLFKSTSLAFTVGVMDMTSCAKNEVNLTYRYLEGFIALLLIYWVILAVVSYVQSLLERHMNRPYVQEGR
- a CDS encoding amino acid ABC transporter ATP-binding protein → MSRLPILTVSGLKKSFGALEVLKDISLSVAEGEIISIIGPSGTGKSTLLRCINYLERPTAGVIAIDGVSVDAARSRRRDVYALRRKAAMVFQNYNLFRNKTALENIMEPMTQVQKIPCGEAREEAERILKVIGLFDKRDVYPAHLSGGQQQRIGIGRAMAVKPRVMLFDEPTSSLDPELVNEVLEVIRKLASEHRMTMLIVTHEMRFAQEISDRVLFIDNGGIALEGAPREIFGSDNPRVRKFVGSVA
- a CDS encoding radical SAM protein; the protein is MPDRFRRGTGPDGVDRDFVETAARFRKELYEEYGAFYYVPMAESRAVQLPVTVGCSYGRCLFCDLNHGLAYRELSCPEIRDKVGKLRFLHKYDRRPVRRCLLSGGNPFCLPAEKLLWIAGELRGAFPECESVSCFARADDVMKKSAEELEILRAAGYDRLCLGIESGSERVLRYHEKGVGRAGNAEAMRKLDAAGISYSVYVILGLGGRALSDEHIAETASLLNGAHPFELTVVNLVLFRGARLAERVRAGEFKRLRPLEALGEGRRLLSLLEIPTVYDGTHKTNAFPLKGRLPEHKALLLRRMDWAIERLSRGNVQEYEMRRWRNWFTE
- a CDS encoding double-cubane-cluster-containing anaerobic reductase; this encodes MLTLPKDFETYDEKRRNAFLALYEEKKKGKKVVGTFCSYTPTELIHAVGAIPVGLCGNSEQGIMEAETRLPKTLCPLIKSSYGLAMTEQCPFFYFSDGVLAETTCDGKKKTYELLGEIKPVHVMKLPQGKDHALALESWTEEIRLTASFLEKLFGVRITEEKLHDAIVYRNRVRKALIGLYEVAKVKPSPVSGYELTTVSESADFHFTDDSLIEKLEAKTREFRSRIREGAENRPRVLVTGCPNTGVREKLIRRLEDLGADYVCSDHCAGPRTLRFMVDEEKDPYEALAERYLKINCSVMSPNEGRFDDLKHLVSEYQVDGVLEIVLQGCHTFAVEAYHTWRTINEQLGLPYLRVDTDFSRSDGGQIETRLGAFIEMMTN
- a CDS encoding acyl-CoA dehydratase activase, producing MTAVRYAGIDIGSTASKAVVMDEAKERILERKIMPSGWNGRETAAEFLDWLRSLGYAREELRITATGYGRVSVPYADETLTEITCHGRGACFLGGKDLAVIDIGGQDTKVILTRGGRVTDFIMNDKCSAGTGKFLEIMANRLGLTMPELFDLAEHGREITISSMCTVFAESEIVSLMGLGTPREDIACGAVRSVVAKVATLAGRKAASGVYFLTGGFCESPLMVRKLSAALRADVRTAPDARFAGAIGAALLSK
- a CDS encoding sodium-dependent transporter, giving the protein MERMKASGLGTVIMAAMNQSFFTLSLGIASMEIFGSYMSDQFTLTGEAVRIVALDTFVAFMAGLIIFPACFSFGVQPDAGPSLIFLTLPKVFINMEAGRLWGSLFFLFMTFASFSTVITVFENILAACMDNFGWSRTKSVWFNCAFVLVTSVPCVLGYNLWSDVRILGSRDVLDSEDFIVSNLLLPLGSLIYLLFCVTKWGWGFDKYLAECNKGAGIKMSRRFKPYFQFVLPLLILAILIQGLM
- a CDS encoding ATP-binding protein, which codes for MLSEELVQLIQSLRQQKAESRTIEVKAAHDGCPQKLYGTLSSFSNQDSGGVILFGLDEAKEFAPVGVYDPQDLQKKVTEQCQQMEPPVRAVFTFAEMDGLPVCAAEIPAVDLSERPCYYKGTGSLKGSFVRVGDADLPMTDYELYSYEAFRRRLHDDERPVERATLQMLDQNQLHRYLSQKRFERPGFSQLSEAQAYEMLNITRGGALTLAAVMTFGLYPQGFFPQLAITAVVVPGTRIGDVDAGRARFIDNKRIEGSLSAMAEEALAFCSRNMKVRTVVDAQTGERRDVPEYPLIAIREAILNALIHRDYSLHTEGTPIQIDFFTDRLEIHSPGALYGRMTVEQLGQGRPDLRNSTLAVMAETLTQAENRYSGIPTMRREMAAMGLPEPVFENRRNEFVVTFYNRSRNDRPVGVDELPDSAARLLEFCRIPRTRREIADFLGIKTVFYVTQRYITPLLDARLLAMTLPETPKSRKQKFRAAVQR
- the hypE gene encoding hydrogenase expression/formation protein HypE — protein: MSELISLGEGSGGRLTADLIASVIKNFAACDGQKGGCEDCTFIEGDLAVTTDGFTVSPRFFPGGDMGHLAVCGATNDLAVRGVRPQWLTLGMIIEEGLPRAELLRLVRSAALQCEALGATLAAGDTKVVPRGACEGAFFNVTALGHAVTPRPLGMNRLRPGDALILSTTPGRHGAVIAALRYGLDRGGLESDCAALWPLLAPLLPLEGLRCMRDCTRGGLGTVLCEWAEAAGLGMEIEEERLALHPSVAAICDILGFDPLYLASEGCALIACAPAETENALARLRRHPLGRDAALIGTVTAEHAGLVGMKTRLGGSRIVDMPVGEILPRIC
- the hypD gene encoding hydrogenase formation protein HypD, with the translated sequence MRGSFLSSAARTLAELARRTGPVTLMEVCGTHTVSIFRSGLRSLLPENVALLSGPGCPVCVTDQADVDQAIAAASLPGVALCSYGDMIRVPGRGGSLREAAARGGDVRVVMSALDVIPLALREPQREFVFFAVGFETTTPQTALFLQEARRLGVGNVSVLVEHKRVLPALELLAQDPRTGVKGFLLPGHVSSIIGLEPYGILAEKYRLACAVGGFEGEQILLALCALLSQIARRKPQVVNAYPSGVRDHGNPRARALIDECFTPCDSVWRGLGTIGMSGLKLRAPYSRCDARAKLELPPAVSAPIPGCRCGEVLRGRLAPPQCALFGKACTPQEPVGPCMVSSEGSCGAWYRYGRRGGRL